A DNA window from Caretta caretta isolate rCarCar2 chromosome 7, rCarCar1.hap1, whole genome shotgun sequence contains the following coding sequences:
- the RRP9 gene encoding U3 small nucleolar RNA-interacting protein 2 isoform X1 produces MAASGAKKKQQQQRAAAAGGAGHRRRKVRDAEEKSWQKAGLKLNEEISSDSDTESPTFGGKRKKDNEAEEEIEETAQEKKLRLAKLYLEQLRQQEEEKAEEAALEKDLVAGRLKEDVLEQKGKLQRLIAKDLQPPDTAAIRVLRGHQLPITCLVISPDDKCIFSAAKDCSIIKWDVESGKKLHVIPGGKKGTEAQHIGHTAHILSMAISSDGKYLATGDRNKLIMIWEAVTCKHLYKFTGHRDAVTGLSFQKGTHQLYSASHDRSVKVWNVAENAYVETLFGHQDAITGLDSLSRECCVTSGGRDGTVRVWKIPEESQLVFYGHQGSIDCIQLINEEHMVSGADDGSVALWGLSKKKPLTTVRQAHGNHGTQGLEQPYWISSVATLLNSDIVATGASRCSHSASVRLWKCGEGFRRLEPLFDIPLIGFVNSLKFSNAGDFLVVGIGQEHRLGRWWRIREAKNSICIVPLQRSAAGRAQPADGS; encoded by the exons ATGGCGGCGTCGGGAGcgaagaagaagcagcagcagcagcgagcgGCCGCGGCGGGGGGAGCCGGGCACAGGCGGCGCAAG GTCCGTGATGCAGAGGAGAAATCCTGGCAGAAAGCTGGCTTGAAGCTGAATGAGGAGATCTCCAGCGACTCCGATACGGAGAG CCCTACATTTGGTGGGAAGCGGAAGAAGGACAATGAGGCAGAAGAGGAGATTGAAGAGACCGCACAGGAAAAGAAGCTGAGATTAGCCAAACTTTACCTGGAGCAGCTTCGACAGCAGG AGGAGGAAAAGGCAGAAGAGGCGGCCTTGGAAAAGGACTTGGTTGCTGGCCGACTGAAGGAAGATGTG CTTGAACAGAAGGGAAAACTGCAGCGACTGATCGCCAAAGAT TTGCAGCCTCCAGATACAGCAGCCATCCGAGTGCTGCGAGGTCACCAGCTGCCCATCACCTGCCTGGTCATCTCTCCAGATGACAAGTGCATCTTCTCAGCTGCCAAAGACTGCTCCATCATCAAAT GGGATGTGGAGAGCGGGAAGAAGTTGCACGTGATCCCTGGAGGGAAGAAGGGGACAGAGGCCCAGCACATCGGCCACACAGCGCACATTCTTTCCATGGCCATCTCGTCGGATGGCAAATACCTG GCCACAGGAGACAGGAACAAACTGATCAtgatctgggaggctgtcacgtGCAAGCACCTGTATAAATTCACTGGCCATCGAGACGCTGTGACG ggCCTGTCGTTCCAGAAGGGCACTCACCAGCTGTACAGTGCCTCACACGATCGCTCCGTCAAAGTCTGGAACGTGGCAGAGAACGCCTACGTGGAAACGCT GTTTGGGCACCAAGATGCGATCACGGGGCTGGACAGCCTGAGCCGGGAGTGCTGTGTCACGTCAGGCGGGCGAGACGGCACCGTCCGGGTCTGGAAGATCCCTGAGGAGTCTCAGCTTGTGTTCTACGGGCACCA GGGCTCCATCGACTGCATCCAGCTGATCAACGAGGAGCACATGGTGTCCGGCGCGGATGATGG GTCGGTCGCCCTTTGGGGTCTTTCGAAGAAGAAGCCGCTCACGACAGTGAGGCAAGCGCATGGTAACCAcggcacccagggcctggagcagCCATACTGGATCTCCTCGGTGGCCACCCTGCTGAACAGTGACATTGTAGCCACAGGTGCCTCGCGCT GCTCGCACAGCGCCAGTGTGCGGCTGTGGAAGTGCGGCGAGGGATTCCGAAGGCTGGAGCCACTCTTCGATATCCCCCTG atcGGCTTTGTCAACAGCTTGAAGTTCTCGAATGCCGGGGATTTCCTGGTTGTTGGGATCGGACAGGAACACAG GTTGGGCCGCTGGTGGCGAATCAGAGAAGCCAAGAACAGCATCTGCATCGTCCCGCTGCAGAGGTCGGCGGCTGGCCGCGCGCAGCCAGCTGATGGCTCctag
- the RRP9 gene encoding U3 small nucleolar RNA-interacting protein 2 isoform X2, which yields MAASGAKKKQQQQRAAAAGGAGHRRRKVRDAEEKSWQKAGLKLNEEISSDSDTESPTFGGKRKKDNEAEEEIEETAQEKKLRLAKLYLEQLRQQEEEKAEEAALEKDLVAGRLKEDVLEQKGKLQRLIAKDLQPPDTAAIRVLRGHQLPITCLVISPDDKCIFSAAKDCSIIKWDVESGKKLHVIPGGKKGTEAQHIGHTAHILSMAISSDGKYLATGDRNKLIMIWEAVTCKHLYKFTGHRDAVTGLSFQKGTHQLYSASHDRSVKVWNVAENAYVETLFGHQDAITGLDSLSRECCVTSGGRDGTVRVWKIPEESQLVFYGHQGSIDCIQLINEEHMVSGADDGSVALWGLSKKKPLTTVRQAHGNHGTQGLEQPYWISSVATLLNSDIVATGSHSASVRLWKCGEGFRRLEPLFDIPLIGFVNSLKFSNAGDFLVVGIGQEHRLGRWWRIREAKNSICIVPLQRSAAGRAQPADGS from the exons ATGGCGGCGTCGGGAGcgaagaagaagcagcagcagcagcgagcgGCCGCGGCGGGGGGAGCCGGGCACAGGCGGCGCAAG GTCCGTGATGCAGAGGAGAAATCCTGGCAGAAAGCTGGCTTGAAGCTGAATGAGGAGATCTCCAGCGACTCCGATACGGAGAG CCCTACATTTGGTGGGAAGCGGAAGAAGGACAATGAGGCAGAAGAGGAGATTGAAGAGACCGCACAGGAAAAGAAGCTGAGATTAGCCAAACTTTACCTGGAGCAGCTTCGACAGCAGG AGGAGGAAAAGGCAGAAGAGGCGGCCTTGGAAAAGGACTTGGTTGCTGGCCGACTGAAGGAAGATGTG CTTGAACAGAAGGGAAAACTGCAGCGACTGATCGCCAAAGAT TTGCAGCCTCCAGATACAGCAGCCATCCGAGTGCTGCGAGGTCACCAGCTGCCCATCACCTGCCTGGTCATCTCTCCAGATGACAAGTGCATCTTCTCAGCTGCCAAAGACTGCTCCATCATCAAAT GGGATGTGGAGAGCGGGAAGAAGTTGCACGTGATCCCTGGAGGGAAGAAGGGGACAGAGGCCCAGCACATCGGCCACACAGCGCACATTCTTTCCATGGCCATCTCGTCGGATGGCAAATACCTG GCCACAGGAGACAGGAACAAACTGATCAtgatctgggaggctgtcacgtGCAAGCACCTGTATAAATTCACTGGCCATCGAGACGCTGTGACG ggCCTGTCGTTCCAGAAGGGCACTCACCAGCTGTACAGTGCCTCACACGATCGCTCCGTCAAAGTCTGGAACGTGGCAGAGAACGCCTACGTGGAAACGCT GTTTGGGCACCAAGATGCGATCACGGGGCTGGACAGCCTGAGCCGGGAGTGCTGTGTCACGTCAGGCGGGCGAGACGGCACCGTCCGGGTCTGGAAGATCCCTGAGGAGTCTCAGCTTGTGTTCTACGGGCACCA GGGCTCCATCGACTGCATCCAGCTGATCAACGAGGAGCACATGGTGTCCGGCGCGGATGATGG GTCGGTCGCCCTTTGGGGTCTTTCGAAGAAGAAGCCGCTCACGACAGTGAGGCAAGCGCATGGTAACCAcggcacccagggcctggagcagCCATACTGGATCTCCTCGGTGGCCACCCTGCTGAACAGTGACATTGTAGCCACAG GCTCGCACAGCGCCAGTGTGCGGCTGTGGAAGTGCGGCGAGGGATTCCGAAGGCTGGAGCCACTCTTCGATATCCCCCTG atcGGCTTTGTCAACAGCTTGAAGTTCTCGAATGCCGGGGATTTCCTGGTTGTTGGGATCGGACAGGAACACAG GTTGGGCCGCTGGTGGCGAATCAGAGAAGCCAAGAACAGCATCTGCATCGTCCCGCTGCAGAGGTCGGCGGCTGGCCGCGCGCAGCCAGCTGATGGCTCctag
- the RRP9 gene encoding U3 small nucleolar RNA-interacting protein 2 isoform X3, giving the protein MSMVPTFGGKRKKDNEAEEEIEETAQEKKLRLAKLYLEQLRQQEEEKAEEAALEKDLVAGRLKEDVLEQKGKLQRLIAKDLQPPDTAAIRVLRGHQLPITCLVISPDDKCIFSAAKDCSIIKWDVESGKKLHVIPGGKKGTEAQHIGHTAHILSMAISSDGKYLATGDRNKLIMIWEAVTCKHLYKFTGHRDAVTGLSFQKGTHQLYSASHDRSVKVWNVAENAYVETLFGHQDAITGLDSLSRECCVTSGGRDGTVRVWKIPEESQLVFYGHQGSIDCIQLINEEHMVSGADDGSVALWGLSKKKPLTTVRQAHGNHGTQGLEQPYWISSVATLLNSDIVATGASRCSHSASVRLWKCGEGFRRLEPLFDIPLIGFVNSLKFSNAGDFLVVGIGQEHRLGRWWRIREAKNSICIVPLQRSAAGRAQPADGS; this is encoded by the exons ATGAGCATGGT CCCTACATTTGGTGGGAAGCGGAAGAAGGACAATGAGGCAGAAGAGGAGATTGAAGAGACCGCACAGGAAAAGAAGCTGAGATTAGCCAAACTTTACCTGGAGCAGCTTCGACAGCAGG AGGAGGAAAAGGCAGAAGAGGCGGCCTTGGAAAAGGACTTGGTTGCTGGCCGACTGAAGGAAGATGTG CTTGAACAGAAGGGAAAACTGCAGCGACTGATCGCCAAAGAT TTGCAGCCTCCAGATACAGCAGCCATCCGAGTGCTGCGAGGTCACCAGCTGCCCATCACCTGCCTGGTCATCTCTCCAGATGACAAGTGCATCTTCTCAGCTGCCAAAGACTGCTCCATCATCAAAT GGGATGTGGAGAGCGGGAAGAAGTTGCACGTGATCCCTGGAGGGAAGAAGGGGACAGAGGCCCAGCACATCGGCCACACAGCGCACATTCTTTCCATGGCCATCTCGTCGGATGGCAAATACCTG GCCACAGGAGACAGGAACAAACTGATCAtgatctgggaggctgtcacgtGCAAGCACCTGTATAAATTCACTGGCCATCGAGACGCTGTGACG ggCCTGTCGTTCCAGAAGGGCACTCACCAGCTGTACAGTGCCTCACACGATCGCTCCGTCAAAGTCTGGAACGTGGCAGAGAACGCCTACGTGGAAACGCT GTTTGGGCACCAAGATGCGATCACGGGGCTGGACAGCCTGAGCCGGGAGTGCTGTGTCACGTCAGGCGGGCGAGACGGCACCGTCCGGGTCTGGAAGATCCCTGAGGAGTCTCAGCTTGTGTTCTACGGGCACCA GGGCTCCATCGACTGCATCCAGCTGATCAACGAGGAGCACATGGTGTCCGGCGCGGATGATGG GTCGGTCGCCCTTTGGGGTCTTTCGAAGAAGAAGCCGCTCACGACAGTGAGGCAAGCGCATGGTAACCAcggcacccagggcctggagcagCCATACTGGATCTCCTCGGTGGCCACCCTGCTGAACAGTGACATTGTAGCCACAGGTGCCTCGCGCT GCTCGCACAGCGCCAGTGTGCGGCTGTGGAAGTGCGGCGAGGGATTCCGAAGGCTGGAGCCACTCTTCGATATCCCCCTG atcGGCTTTGTCAACAGCTTGAAGTTCTCGAATGCCGGGGATTTCCTGGTTGTTGGGATCGGACAGGAACACAG GTTGGGCCGCTGGTGGCGAATCAGAGAAGCCAAGAACAGCATCTGCATCGTCCCGCTGCAGAGGTCGGCGGCTGGCCGCGCGCAGCCAGCTGATGGCTCctag